One stretch of Harmonia axyridis chromosome 1, icHarAxyr1.1, whole genome shotgun sequence DNA includes these proteins:
- the LOC123683022 gene encoding cold and drought-regulated protein CORA-like, protein MQFAERTVLLFSVLIIVAAMLGTVLCEADRGYSHGGHRGYGGGHGHGHGHGGGYGSSHGHGGGHGHGGHRGGHGHGWHG, encoded by the exons ATGCAATTCGCAGAAAGAACAGTTCTTCTGTTCTCC GTTCTCATCATCGTTGCCGCTATGTTAGGGACTGTCCTCTGTGAAGCTGATAGAGGGTATAGCCATGGAGGCCATAGAGGATATGGAGGTGGTCATGGTCATGGTCATGGTCATGGAGGCGGCTATGGAAGTAGCCACGGTCATGGAGGTGGTCATGGTCATGGAGGTCATAGAGGTGGTCACGGTCATGGTTGGCATGGATAA